AGATTGGTGAATGTTCAattcttttgtcaatttttgcTCGCCGCTTTGGACCATCTGGGGTTGATTTCCTTATCGTTTTAAGTGCTTGCAATTACTCTAGACACgtcgtgcttgagttgtgacaaaaCTAATTGTCAACGTATAATAATATTCTATCGATGTTGAGGCTAAAGCCTTTATCATGTTGATGGAGCTTGTCATTTACCATCTACGACgagtatttactattttttctttgaattgtatgattttatttattaaatgaattaatgaatttaaataagtattaaagaaaagctttatatataaaaataataatttcacgtcaatatgaattttttaatattgaaaaaataagtATCAAGGAGTATTTCTTCGTTTGTTTCgagtttttcttttaaccatAGGTGAATTAGTCAAAAATTTAACCATAGGGAGAGTGGTATATATAAGAAATAGTGACAGAATGGAGGGTAGCCCAAAATCTGAAAACGCCGAACAGAGCAGAGCAGAGCAGAGAGAGAACGAGCGAGAGAATGGGGAAGCCACTTGGATCAACAGGGGAATTCTTCAAGAGGAGGGACGAGTGGAGGAAGCATCCGATGCTCAGCAATCAGCTCCGCCACGCCACCCCTGGCCTAGGCATCGCCCTCGTTGCCTTTGGCATTTATCTGGTCGGGGAGCAGGTCTACAACAGGATTTATGCTCCTTCCTCCTCTCATCATCACCAACAACAATCTTCTTCTCACTCCCATTGAGATCAGGTCTTCCCTTTTTCCCCTTTCTATCGCTTCTGCTGTTTCCTTCCCTCTTTCATTATACTTTGTGATTGAGATCAGGTCTACTCACTAGATTCGACTCGGATGCTCTACGGTTTGATAATCGAATTTGTTATCCAGATTTGGGTTTTTGTCCTTTAGATGAAAGATCTATGCTTTTGCAATTTTTACATTTGGTGGtggataaaaaaaaagggttctATTTTTTATGTTCTGGAACTAGCTATAAccgttttctttctttaaaaaaatcttgtATTGATTTTgctatttatgtaaaatttgagCCAGTTTTACCTCTTCACTTTGAATCTTAACCTAATTCAACCTATTCCATGTGTGACAATTATGTGGTTCTTAAAATATTAGGGCATTAGGATATTGCAATTATGTGAAACCGGTTCATGGTTTTGAAACTTTGGAAATATATTAATGGCCAATATCACAGCGTAGGTGTTTTCTTCTTAGTTTATATTTCTGTCACCATTAGACAATGAGTTTGATGCTTACATTTTGGGGTCTAGAGTGGTTTTGGAATCTAAATAGGGGAATTCGTTGCTGCAACTGGTTGTTTGTTGGTAGTGTTACTTCTAcaaaaattgtataatttgtGTAAGCTATATTGCATATTTAATTCACAGAAAGCTTTGTCTAATATGTTGTTTGCCATTGAAGGCATTGACACTAAACTTGTTCTTAAAAGCCACTGCTACTTTCCCCAGTGTTGTTTGAAATGGCTGTTTAATCCATATTCCATGGATGGCTGATCTGGGATATCTGTTAGGGTTCTGTAAAGTTAGTATAAGAGTGAAATTATTATCATcctaattaaaatgattaattgcaCTGAAGCCTGTCAAACTTCGAccataatttcattttcatccctgacctttcaaaatttcacttGTTGCAATTTTCATCTTGAACATTGAGTAGATGTGACAATGTTATCTTgtcataataaaatttcatgtgcAATGGATGAAATTGCCCATATTACTGCAATGTAGCACCACCCGTTTTTGCattgttgaaaaattaaagtGGAATGTAAATTGTCTTATCTGCtgctgtttttatttttatagttggTCTTTAAATTGTTACTTTTTCCATCTCATAATTCTGTTAAGCTGTTATGTAGAGAATCAAATGTTATTATAATAGGACTCCTTGAAGTGTAACCCAAGTTATGCAGTGAGGGGAAGTAGgaagaataaaaggaaaattgaagcttccaaaaaaaaaagaaaaaccagaGCAAAGCTAAAGTGACGTTAAATGGAAGTTAGAGCAAAAAAGAAAGTAGGCTTTAGTTTTTGTAGAGCCTCTAACCATAGTGTCCAAGCCTAAAGTATCTAATTACTATTTATACTAGGTTTATGGCTgctattaatagtttatatttacCTAAAACAATTTGCCCTTTCAAAGATACGGATAAGGGTTTCTAGGGTAAGGCGATGCCAATAAAAAGTTGTGTTCATTAGGTCTAAGGAGAATGCTAAAGGGGAATTGATGATCATGATAATCTTATTGAAGGTTcagtttcttttgttttgttttctttaattcttttccaatttttgttttctttttaagatgTAAGCCGATGGTTATCAA
This sequence is a window from Gossypium raimondii isolate GPD5lz chromosome 5, ASM2569854v1, whole genome shotgun sequence. Protein-coding genes within it:
- the LOC105769089 gene encoding NADH dehydrogenase [ubiquinone] 1 beta subcomplex subunit 3-B, whose protein sequence is MGKPLGSTGEFFKRRDEWRKHPMLSNQLRHATPGLGIALVAFGIYLVGEQVYNRIYAPSSSHHHQQQSSSHSH